From a single Sporosarcina oncorhynchi genomic region:
- a CDS encoding GNAT family N-acetyltransferase, protein MEFVQYERAEKFFDSVETEIIEQEDVFSLFLGVLGAIKQGKYENPFMATVEEQGNVLAIMQMTPPHPLNVIIVDESRTDELIKFIVRQLIKHRIDIPGIVSIKLWATAFADQWEKAKGGKQRLLMKQGIYRLDEINDTLETSQGHWRFARNEDCPLIEKWFSLFEEDTHLPKSPPEVVKERVASFIAGKEIFLWENEGKVVSMMKKARPTKNSVTVSLVFTPKEERKKGYARTMVMHGSEELLKDYQFCVLYTDMLNPTSNKIYQEIGYKQIADSVHIGFVD, encoded by the coding sequence ATGGAGTTTGTTCAATATGAACGTGCAGAAAAATTTTTTGATTCGGTTGAAACGGAGATTATTGAACAAGAAGACGTATTCAGTCTTTTTTTAGGCGTATTAGGGGCAATTAAGCAAGGCAAATACGAGAATCCATTCATGGCAACAGTGGAAGAGCAAGGTAACGTGCTGGCGATTATGCAAATGACACCTCCGCATCCGTTGAATGTAATCATTGTAGATGAGAGTCGCACAGATGAATTGATCAAATTTATCGTACGGCAATTGATAAAACATCGAATTGACATACCTGGTATCGTAAGCATTAAATTATGGGCTACTGCATTTGCTGATCAATGGGAAAAGGCAAAAGGCGGAAAGCAAAGACTGTTGATGAAACAAGGAATTTACAGACTTGATGAGATAAATGATACGTTGGAAACAAGCCAAGGACATTGGCGTTTTGCGCGTAATGAAGACTGTCCATTAATTGAAAAATGGTTTTCGCTTTTTGAAGAGGATACTCATCTTCCGAAAAGTCCACCTGAAGTTGTAAAAGAAAGAGTCGCTTCTTTCATAGCTGGAAAAGAGATTTTCCTTTGGGAGAATGAAGGTAAGGTTGTTTCCATGATGAAAAAAGCAAGACCAACAAAAAATAGTGTCACCGTCTCCTTAGTCTTCACCCCGAAAGAGGAACGGAAAAAGGGGTATGCACGTACAATGGTCATGCACGGATCTGAAGAGTTATTAAAAGACTATCAGTTTTGTGTGCTCTACACAGATATGCTGAACCCGACATCTAATAAAATTTATCAGGAAATCGGTTATAAGCAAATTGCCGACTCCGTTCATATTGGTTTTGTGGATTGA
- a CDS encoding DMP19 family protein: protein MKPIMHKKELMENNDIWNAVITVLSESDQTTRDTVLHEATIVFQYYTELESGGHESLLYWAESYIKKVGIDGYVSELVAILEKMGAHGYAVIESNYAQELWRLYISLESNDSNEKEFLEVIKKADDEYHGLHRKLDDLLERYFIHIHTELIEVVEE from the coding sequence ATGAAACCTATCATGCACAAAAAAGAGTTAATGGAGAATAACGACATATGGAATGCAGTTATAACAGTCCTATCAGAGTCTGATCAAACTACTAGAGACACAGTTTTACACGAAGCGACGATTGTATTTCAATACTATACGGAGCTTGAGAGTGGGGGACATGAAAGCTTACTTTACTGGGCTGAGTCGTATATAAAGAAAGTTGGAATAGATGGATACGTAAGCGAGTTAGTAGCTATCCTTGAAAAAATGGGTGCTCACGGCTATGCAGTAATTGAGAGTAATTATGCTCAAGAATTGTGGAGGTTGTACATTTCTCTAGAAAGTAATGATAGTAACGAAAAAGAGTTTCTAGAAGTTATTAAAAAAGCAGACGATGAATACCACGGGCTGCATAGGAAGTTAGACGATCTATTAGAAAGATATTTTATTCACATTCACACTGAATTAATAGAAGTAGTTGAGGAATAA
- a CDS encoding DUF6843 domain-containing protein: MKRIIWWLSLTLLIVAVFLYISYEMAHSDVTVVYHLPAGFDGCMYLLYNQPNEEPLKIDDEEIIIKIPDDGIVSTSSSSDVISGLGWHKVKAFYVNKKGERLEEIPNEKFTNGSTSIRNNNPQTEKFSISFDTRNGFCH, translated from the coding sequence TTGAAAAGAATAATATGGTGGTTGAGTTTAACTCTATTAATAGTTGCGGTTTTTTTATACATTAGTTATGAAATGGCACATTCGGATGTAACGGTCGTTTATCATCTTCCTGCAGGCTTCGATGGCTGTATGTATCTACTATATAATCAACCTAATGAAGAACCGTTAAAAATAGACGATGAAGAAATAATCATTAAAATTCCTGATGATGGGATAGTATCAACATCATCTTCGTCAGATGTTATCTCTGGTTTAGGGTGGCATAAAGTAAAAGCTTTTTATGTCAATAAAAAAGGAGAACGACTTGAAGAGATTCCAAATGAAAAATTCACAAATGGTAGTACATCAATAAGAAATAATAACCCTCAAACTGAAAAATTCAGTATCTCTTTTGATACTAGAAATGGTTTTTGTCATTAA